The segment TTGTGTAATTTGTTGTAACagatcattttattaaaaaaagatgtatTTGTATAGACgcagaaatgtttaaatacaatctaaaattattcttttatatatttatatttttttcataacaCTGGGACTTGactactttttaaaacaatttgcATCTAGTTACAATTCTATGACAAAGTAGCAGTTAGCACGGAAGGTATGACAAAAGCATAGTGTAGAGTTtgtatacaaatacacactgcacaaacaataaaacacacatatcTGCAAACTTCTGGTTTGTACCGCCTCctcataaataatgtaaattcaACACCAACGACGTGAACAAGGAGGATGTTTGTCATTGGTCACCTGCTCAAGAGAAGTTCTCTGTTCAGGTCttcataaatacaacaaaaatacttttttctgatCAAAATCCCTATCACACACACGTTAGTTTGTCttgagtgttttcagtttgagtcGTCCATACTGCTGCTCTTCTGTGCCGAGCCGCAGTTGCAGAGCCGGACCATGATGCTCTGCAGGCTGGGCTCCACGATACCGAGCATTGGCCTCTGGGAGGGGTCCCCGTTCCAGCAGGCCTCCATCAGCTGCCAGCACTCCTCGTCGAAACTGGACAGCCGCTCTGGTCGAGCACCTGGAGACGGCACAGACACGCGTCAACGGACAAGTCAACGCCAGGGCCTCACTTTGTAGGCAGACACGATTTCACATTTGTATGTAAATGTCTACCAACCTCGGCAGATTGTATCTGAGGCTGTGATATAACACTCATGTCTGTTATGAGGATTAATCACCTGACCTGGTTTGGTTAGTTCAAATAAACTCTGGTGTGgactaaataacagaaacacctCTATTGAATGTGTCAGTGTAAAAGTTCGGTGGTTTTTCTACATTcaccagagaaagaaaaccagtGAAAACTGCAGAGTTTCACTATAAGCTGGTTCGTTACTATTCCGATAGTGTTCATTACACAAGAGACAGGTTTGAGAGTCATCCAGTGTTTATGATAATTATCTGAGACTCCAGAgaatataaacaaacacattagaAGCATTCAAGTTTGACTGGAAATCGATTCCTCCACCTGAGTCCACTGAGGATTTAGTGCCACGTTTACAGCTTATGATTCATTTGTCTGTTGAACATGAACCAGACCAGAACTGAAAGGTCACAATGTAAAGTATGTTTACAGGGGTGAATACAACCTTAGTGTTGTTGCAATATACTGTGCTCTCCCTGTATACAGTACATTACAATATACCAACAATACACCTTTTCTGTTATAGAGAAATAATTGTCATGTCTGTTTACATCATATATGTGTAATTTCATTCACTTGAGTAATATCTGTTTATACCATATTTATtaattcttttttgtttttactttagaTGCTTTTATACCTACTTAGGAAATTACAGCATTCTACATTACATTCGCGAGCTGATGCAATGTAATTTTGTTCTCCTGTCCACTCGTCTCGTGTGTCGTCTGAACGACAGTAAAACATCTTTAATCTTGTTTACCTTTTTTAACATTGGTCCAGAGCTGGTCCTTGCTGGAGCACTTCTCAAAGGCTTCTGGGAGTTTCACTGAACCCGTGCAGAGGTACCAGAACAGGATCCCGAAGGCGTAGACGTCCACAGAGTTATCATACTTTCCTGTCAGGAAAAGAACAGTTGGGTGTAAAGATGTAATGAAACCAACAGGTTGTGTAACAGGGTTTCACCTCttaaggaaataaagaaagaatgtgacagaaacatttttcagccactggctgttgttttttcacacagTTCTGACCAATtgaatggtttgtatttatatgaatggTTTGTATtgatatagagcttttctagtcttgatgaccactcaaagtgctttacattacagtttgccattcacccacacattcatacagtgctatctattagcagcactttttttacTATTAcgggcaattcagggttcagcatcttgcccaaggacacttcggcatgcagatggggaagactgggatcgaactgccgaccttctggatggaggacgaccgctctccccctcagccacagccgccgcCAATTAAACAGTTTGAAGTTGTCCCTCAGGAGCAGCTTCATGATGTGATTACGGAAAGTGATCGTACCTGTAAACAGCTCTGGAGCCATGTGGATGGGAGTTCCTACGATGCTCCCAGACATCATGGCCTCTGGTTTGCAGAAGCCAAGGTCTGTGATCTTTGCACGATTTTGTTTGTCCAGctagaagaaaaaagagagagagagtggataGTTTGTTTGGTCaggtagaaaagaaaaaaatatatcagtGTATTTAATAAATGGAAAAGATGCTGTGAGAACTACATGGAGCAGTTCCAGCCTTtcataaacaaagaaaacactatGTTTTCATGATATTGAACAGTTAATGGTGAGAACAGcatttactgtgttttatttctacttttcaGATAATGGAAactattatataatatatttttttataaattatctACCAACTTTAATTTCTGATAAACTTTGGTAAGAAATAGAAGTTGCCGAAACCATGCTTTATTtagggggtggatccaggaatattttttcattttctgatacatgtgtttgagtttttctatattttcattgttttctcagTAAATAATTCATTGTTCCTTATTTTACTAAATCTCACATAattaggagactgatatctaAGTGTGTGTACCtcatgaattaaaatgtggtatCTTAAGAGGACGTTTGGACCAATTTAGTTAGACCATTGCAGTTAattcacaaaaatacacaaataagaGCAATACATTTTATACTGAACtaataaacattgtgtttttctacagCTTCTGATACATCAGTGCATCCCTCAAATCAGTCATGAAGTATTGTGATGCGACCATTACATCTGGGAAGCATTCAGAAACCCTCCACAGTGACACACTCCAATAGTGTGGTCCACTCTTAGTTACTTACCAGAACATTTTTTAGCTTTATGTCTCTGTGCAGGAGACCTTGACTGTGCAGGAAGCGGATCCCCTCCACCACATCCAGTGCAATCTGAAGTCGGTCTTTCATCGATAAACCCGCCTGACACATATGAACCGGGACGAAATGTTAAATTAAAccagaggggagaaaaaaaaagaaagatggcaGAGTGAGAGATGGAAGATAATAAAACTTTAACGAAACATTAATAGATTTCCTTTCCTATCTAATGCAGCCTTCCTATCAACTCACCTTCAGGCCTGTGTAGAGGTCTCTGTGCAGCCGCTCCATGATGAGCAGCACAGCGATGCTGGAGCCGCTTCCGTAGGTGTAATCGATCACTGAGCCGTGCAGGTCGACGAGCCGCTCATGCTTCGGCAAAGTCctgaagcaacacacacacacccaagtCTTGTTTGTCCACATTGAGGCAGCCACAGCGTAGCTTTACAATGAGCTGCATTATGCCAGTTGGAACAGACAAGGTTTTATAAGACACTGACACATCTGATGTTTGCAGCTTCGAGGCTTTAATACTCAAACAAAATTTATAGGCTGCTTGGAGTTTGATCTTAATAAGAAGGCAACTGTCATGTCCAATAAAAAGAGTTCTGCTCTTGaaaactgcagcttcttctAAACCTCCTTGAGACTTTTGAGACCTTCCACGCTCACCTGGGAGTCAGTAAAATGCTCCACCATCTTAGAGGAGCATTGAGCTTCACGCCCGCAGCAGAGTGAGGAATTACAATGACTTTGATACACAGGATTTCAGCTGAGCAGCTATTGTTCCTCTTGTGTGCGATGATGTTTAAACTCACCTCGTGTAGTGAAATTCTAAAGCCAGGTCATTCCAGTGTTTATCGTCAGGTGGAACCACAGACTTTAAAGCACAAGGGTAGTGTCCTCCCCAGCTGTCACAAAAGTACACAACTCCGTACTGGCCCCGACCCAACTCTCGCCCAAGCTTAGGCTTACCTGTGagaataaataacttttttaacCTCAATGTCATCTCTCAATTtctttataaattatattttcttacaCGTAGTTAAAAATGCTTGTTGTTACTTCACTCTGCAGCATCATGTATCAACAGAGTTTGTCACTGTCACAAGTTTCTCTGTGCTCCCGTCAAACATGAGTTTAATACTTTACAAAGAAATAGGAGATGTAAGGATACCAGTCTCAGAAATTACCATGTTTTCATCTTGACAGAACAAAATTCACTATAGTTGCAAGAGATGGAAGTTGGAAGATTAGAATGATATGCAACTATTTCATTTACTTTGTCACCTTACTTTTACATAGCAGGTTGGTCTCAGAACCTTATCTATTTATCGTATTACAGGCGGTTACGTCTTTGCTCATATGAATAGAATTTATTATATCATAGGCGGATTTGGCGGTGACTCACCGTGCAGCAGAACATCCCGTAGGGAACGGCTCTCCAGAGACAGTCGGGCCAACCGAGGGGCGTGGTCCTTCCTCACACGCAGCCACAAGTCCTCGGTTCGCTCCAGACGCCCTGTATGCCCCTCCTCCAGCTGCGGACATAAGATGTCACATGGTAAGCATAAAGAGCTGTTTCTATATGACCAGTGTCTGTCGTTACATTATTGGCATTTTTAAGATGATTTATCCCCGTGGTGTGCCTTACTGTTAATTCAATCCTTTCTTGTAGTAAAAAGGTTGCCAGAGGCTGAGATTTCATTTTTAAGTGCGTTAGTGTGCCTCCATTATTtgaaaacacactctcacacacacacgcactcttcAGAGTCAAAGCATATGGATGCCACATGTTTCAATAAACTATGTAgttctgcaaaatgaaaaatggcaACTTAACACTCTGACGTGTGAACTATGAAGACTCTTGCACGCTCTCGAAGTTCCTCAGCTGTGACTAAGTTGACATACAAGTAAAGGCAGCTTGTTGCaccttcagccaatcagaagtcAGAGCTGATAGCAGCCAGTATTGGTCcaaattattcaattattataaaaattcaaatgaaagatTTTTATCCTGAGAACATcaaatacagagaaataaacaatatCCAACTACTTCTGCTACATAAATGACTAACAGCATATTTTTTAATCAGTTCTTGTTGCATCTACTTTTGTCGTCTCTTCTTTGAACTACATAATTCAAAGTACAGGTCAGCTGCCTCGACCTCTGGGTCAGTGTCGTCATTTGTCAAGACGATATTCAAATGCACAGCTCTGGACACACAGTTTTTCCACGGGAGATGGATGACTGTCTTTGTAAATATTGTCATAAACTCCCTCCACGAGGTGAACTCCTGTTTGCTTTTTGCACAGCTTAAACCACAACATGAGAACAGACATTTTCTCATGTGACGTTCACACTGTACTTCAGGTTGCGTCACCTGGTACGCTGCCTTGATTGTACTTTATATATTAATCTACATGTAAACattgtctttaaaaaagaagcaaaacagGTTCTGGGAATTTGACCTGAACTGGTTTGTGACCATCTACTCACAGATACTGGGctaaaaactattaaaagatTGGGTGCTCATGGTGTGATCATATAGTTAAAGTGCTGACTGTCTTCTTTATGTTTGCATGTGACCAGAAAGGCATTTAATTCCTCTGATAATTCAGTTCATGCATTTACACTTCATCATTCACAACAGCTCCTCCATGTCATCCTGCACACTGACATACTACCGGCCAGAGTTTTCATCTCTATAATTAATAGAACATTGGTTATTCCGGTATTTCCACCATGATAGAGACAGAAAATCCTTTTGTTATTAGGATTATGTGACTTTATTGCACTAAATTACTCGGTCAGATACATAACTAAATGAAATCATAAGATATCTGCACATCAAAAAAATTCAACATCACTCCATCTATAAGACTGTCTTAACTGCATTAAAATGTAAGAATTTGTGAGCGTGAAGACGTAGGGAGTGATGTGATCCACACAATCATGTGATGATTATCATCAGAGCAATTTAACTGAATCTGATTTGTTAGGGACTTCATGGACGGAGTAACAGCTATTTGCACGTTGGTGAAGCAAATCAAGTGAAGAGAAATGAATTAAACTGAACCACGAGATGTGCAGGGCCTGAAGTGACAGCCACACTATGTTAACACCAGACGTACATACTTCTCCAGAGCTTTCAAACATACACATCGCTTCCTAATTGGATCATACCATTCCAGAGTCCACCTCATCGTCGATCAAAGCAAACATATTAGTTTGGATGTAGCCGTAGTGAATTTAGTTGCaacactcagatatcagttccctaaatgtgcctgatttttccAGTGAATTATtacctgggaaatcagtggaaatgtcaaaatatGCCCTAcatcaaaatattaaagaaactgatttttaaaaagccttgaTCCTCATCCTGATTTGCATACTGCATCCGGACATCAAGTTTTGTGTTAATCTATCCAGTAGtgtttgcataatcttgcttacaaacaaacaaaaaaataaccaaAGGTACATCTAAAAcatatcaaatatttataccccaagttatttatttatttttctttgattaaAACACCAAGAATGGTTACTACTGGACACTCTAATCGTCACTGAACCATCTCTACTTTGTGGATCATCTCATTAAAGGGTTTTATGGCAGTGGATTTGATACAACCATCACTTCTTTCATTTGTCGTTATAATAGTAATTGTTAATCTTTAAACAAGGATAGTGTgttgaaagagaggaggaatttatgaaataaaaacagtaaaggaGATTGAAAGTAAACCTGGCGCAGTGATGCTGCAAAGGCCTCATGGGAACTGTTGAGGCGAGTCCTGAACTGGGAGCAGATGCTTCGGGCCAGTTTGGCAGCACTGAGGCTTTCTATGGCGTCCTGGGCCACTTTCCGCTTCCACTCTGGAGTGATGGCAGGAGGGTTCACAAATGTTATCCTGTGGATTATCTGAGAGGGAGACACAAGGTTAAACGATAAAACACATTCTTTAGAAAGTCTCCATtcagcaaacatttaaaaactccTTCTACAGAATGTTTGAGACAAAGACCTGTTTGATTTGTTCCCAGGCGAATCGTGTGACAGAGGATCCTGAGTGAAAGGTGACCTCCACATGGTAGGCAGCATTTAATAACTGTGACAGATAAGAAGAACAACACTGTAAACGTGGAGATGCAAGTACATTTTAATATCTTAGTCTACAAGCCAGGTGAAATGTTCAAAACTTAAACTAGTTTCTAATTCAAACTCTGGTCCCTGGGTTTTCCctgtaaaaatctaaatgttggGTTTGCCGACATGAGTCAaattttccttctgtctccagCTTTCTCTCCTTAGAATCAccattattataaaataaaaaccttacTGCAGTgattatgacaaaacaaaatacagttaTACTGCTCACATTTCAGCACCTGCACACCACATAAGCTTCCAGTTTGTCTGCCCACCTGTCTGAGGTGATTGGAGGTGATATTGTGGACGTAGGAGTCCATGTTTGACTTTTCAAGACTGTTGAGGCATCGTTCCAGAGTTCCTACGAAGCTCTCCCTCAGATAATCCACAGAGCTGATCAGCTTATTCGCCACAGCCTGATTCAAACGGACCACTATCAGCTCCTGGATCTGATGGATGCAAGATTTGATGTCCTTTGACGTAACAGGCTCTCCATTCGTTGTTACAATGATGTCTGCAGATGAAAGGAATTTGTCAATTATTGTGGTAATACTTGCAACAGAAATGATTGATTATGACtgtaacaaaaatgttaaatttctAGTAATAAAGCATATTTAGCTTATAAATGGAAACCAAAGTTATAAAGAACAGAAGGTGTGTGTTGTACAGGTACAGGTTGTAAAGACCCTTGAGACAGATTTGTGACTTGTGGTTTTCAGCAATATAAACATATTTGTCTTGCCTTTAACTCTAGGGCTGGTAATAATGGAAAAGCTAGctgtgactcgctcgctaacttccAGCTTTTCATTAGGTCCAAATAAAATGATTGCGGGGCCACAGGCTTTTTTCTTAATAAAACCCCTGACTCTGAATAGTCTTAAGTCTGGGTACCAAGCTTCAGCCATCTTCTTCAATAGACACATAATAAAGAAGGAACCCTTTCTAATTAACTTGAATATGTAAGGGCAATATAAATCAGGCACGTGTGGTCGTCGTTTAGTCATCAAATAGGGAACCAATGAATCAAATTTAATGGATTCTATACAGTTTATGGGAAATTACATTTCCAAATATGTAAAACATGCAACTTGATGACATGTTTCCAGTTCCAATACACACAATTGTGAAGAAAAGTTTTTGAAACATAACTTTGTATATCTCAAAAGTATAAATTATGATCTGTAGAACTGctataattatatattaaacaGGGGCCAAATTTAAtactaaaacattaaaatgtgcatgCTATGCTAACACAGGTTGGAAAAAACGGTGGATATAAAATCTTCAAAGTGTGACTGATTTTGTCTGAAGAGAAGATAAACTTTTAAAGTAAACTTTTAATTAACTGTAAAGTCAATTAAAACCCACTGTCATAACTTAATTAATGATCATAaacactgtttctttttaacaaCAAACAACTAAAATGACCCATAATAAATAATCCCAGCTTGTCCACTTACCCAGACTCTTCTAATACTCCTAAGTATAATAAGCATAGCAAAAATTTATTTCTCATTCTAAGAAGCCTGAGAGCAGCAGACtgaccacccacccaccccgGTTGTGTTAAGTTAATACAAAATAGTTTCATGCATCCATGCGACATAAAAGAAAGTACAGTGTTGCCCAATATGTGCGACACATTGATGTTATACTTGCACTTCAATATGTGCAGTTTGCACTCTGAATGTTGTATGTGAGTGCACCTGTGGATATAATGGCTCTGGTCTGTTTACGTGAAGCCAGATCAAAATCATGTCTTTATCAAAACAAGTCCTCACTAACCTGTAAACTCCAGGTTGGCAGCGTCCTCCAGTAGCTGCTCCTTCATGCTGCCGAGTGTCTCCACAatcatctccttcatctcttcCTGTTTGCGGTTAGCAATGGCCATAAGGGAGGTGAAGAGTTCACCCTCTTTCTCCCGAGTGTACTCCAGCCTGCGTGGTGTTATCTGCAGGtccctctgcatgtcaaaggCCTGCAAGGAAGTGGAGCAGAAAGGACACAAGGTCTCTTGAGCCATTTGTAGACATGACCTGTGGCTAAAATCAGGAGAATTGGCAAAAGAGTTTTCCAgcattttgcctttcacacatgcacaacacagcggggtggggggggtggggtggggggggggggggtgggggggggggggggttctctgcacagatgtgttcacaacagcgacaaatcctctgcatcattcaggcgagaggtggtgcagccagcagaggcaggaagcgacatattaactccactgcagagatcatgtgatttaatttacaacacacagatgaCGGCGTCAGCTATTATCACCACTAACTGTCTTGACATCTTCTTTGGTTATGTGTATGGCTCGTCTTATTCACCAGGAgaaatttattttcttttttgcatctgttgcacGTTAGAAGCCCCATCAACCCCCCACTAGCTCACGGTGAATCCAACAGGGGATCCCCTGCTTCTCCTGAATTTCTTCTTACTTTTTACtaggccaggcggagaaagtctgcagaaactgtgcAGTCTCTCACTCGAagatttgtgttcacacatgcaccacctccggagaaaatacggaggatctgcggagttcagtgcatgtctgaaagcagctttggtgaTGTATTTTTGGGAGGGGAAGCAGACTGAGACCAAGCAGTGGTACTAACAACTGTCACATGACTccaaaacagtaaaacaatcACATTATACAGATGAACAGAGCTAGGAGGCATCATCCTCTGACCTGGTTGATGAAAAGATCAAGACATCGGCAATGTAACCCGTTTAGCAGAGTGGCAGCCTCCACCTGCTGGTTTTGAAGCACTTGGCGAGCGAATGGCACCACCAACCGATGCAGTCTTTCAAAAGCCTCGCCCAGCGTGCTCTGGGGCTTGGCACCTGGGGCGGACACCTGTGTAGGGGCACCACAGGTGCAGTTTCCTGACGGGCTACTGAGGAACCCGAGGGACAGCAGCTGCTTGTGGAGGgcgctcttctctctctctttctccttctctgcatGGCGGCCAGGTTCTGG is part of the Hippoglossus hippoglossus isolate fHipHip1 chromosome 5, fHipHip1.pri, whole genome shotgun sequence genome and harbors:
- the dstyk gene encoding dual serine/threonine and tyrosine protein kinase, with the protein product MEGNVQQQKATPLSRELTRIFNSYNKHSIQLKKNLKETNAFFREIRQNYSNVCASTLSSDSASLEEGQFSCISFPSHEEEFLRNTVGATPYILVLGQDCAARYQLLNCLLGERLLPLGPEAGEACEGVQGTVCKRRKLCFTHGRQTRLSLALPGQYELVHQLAANCGRWDTVPREDLEIHEECEDPAHRLAELEITLHHPLLQEAKVMVVPCPSVQPIEEALEDCTRSVIPIILYAINQDSLTTEQVAELWKVKELLSFPICFIRIPHTIPAASPEPGRHAEKEKEREKSALHKQLLSLGFLSSPSGNCTCGAPTQVSAPGAKPQSTLGEAFERLHRLVVPFARQVLQNQQVEAATLLNGLHCRCLDLFINQAFDMQRDLQITPRRLEYTREKEGELFTSLMAIANRKQEEMKEMIVETLGSMKEQLLEDAANLEFTDIIVTTNGEPVTSKDIKSCIHQIQELIVVRLNQAVANKLISSVDYLRESFVGTLERCLNSLEKSNMDSYVHNITSNHLRQLLNAAYHVEVTFHSGSSVTRFAWEQIKQIIHRITFVNPPAITPEWKRKVAQDAIESLSAAKLARSICSQFRTRLNSSHEAFAASLRQLEEGHTGRLERTEDLWLRVRKDHAPRLARLSLESRSLRDVLLHGKPKLGRELGRGQYGVVYFCDSWGGHYPCALKSVVPPDDKHWNDLALEFHYTRTLPKHERLVDLHGSVIDYTYGSGSSIAVLLIMERLHRDLYTGLKAGLSMKDRLQIALDVVEGIRFLHSQGLLHRDIKLKNVLLDKQNRAKITDLGFCKPEAMMSGSIVGTPIHMAPELFTGKYDNSVDVYAFGILFWYLCTGSVKLPEAFEKCSSKDQLWTNVKKGARPERLSSFDEECWQLMEACWNGDPSQRPMLGIVEPSLQSIMVRLCNCGSAQKSSSMDDSN